One Streptomyces sp. NBC_01237 genomic region harbors:
- a CDS encoding DUF6875 domain-containing protein, translating to MCDVPEGSPHRVHRCGRWAPGGAHSGVPGKGGGVPVVEVVGEAVGWFETYLCRPHEGVGRPGAVCPFMVPALRAGGVRVRVFPGGADLDGLLSTVDAMVEVLRGGGWPTSNRTLHAVVAVLPDLPPADEELLDRVQEEVRTRLAQEGMMLGQFHSRCEQGAARNPGFPVSRSPLPMLALRWMALHDVLFLHDDPDRFTAYEERFGTVYRSGRTVDPLFTRLYRQAHR from the coding sequence GTGTGTGACGTGCCGGAGGGTTCACCGCACCGGGTGCACCGGTGCGGTCGTTGGGCACCGGGCGGTGCTCATTCGGGGGTGCCGGGGAAGGGTGGGGGTGTGCCGGTGGTGGAAGTGGTCGGGGAAGCGGTCGGTTGGTTCGAGACGTATCTGTGCCGGCCTCATGAGGGTGTGGGGCGGCCCGGGGCGGTGTGCCCGTTCATGGTTCCGGCCCTGCGCGCCGGTGGTGTACGGGTGCGTGTGTTCCCCGGCGGCGCGGACCTGGACGGTCTCCTGTCCACGGTCGACGCCATGGTCGAGGTCCTGCGGGGTGGTGGCTGGCCGACGTCCAACCGCACCCTGCACGCCGTGGTCGCCGTCCTGCCCGATCTTCCGCCGGCCGACGAGGAGCTCCTGGACCGCGTGCAGGAGGAGGTCAGGACCCGGCTGGCCCAGGAGGGGATGATGCTGGGCCAGTTCCATTCCCGGTGCGAGCAGGGCGCCGCGCGCAACCCCGGGTTTCCGGTGTCCCGCTCCCCGCTCCCGATGCTGGCGCTGCGCTGGATGGCCCTGCACGATGTCCTGTTCCTCCACGACGACCCGGACCGGTTCACCGCCTACGAGGAGCGGTTCGGGACCGTCTACCGCTCCGGGCGCACCGTGGACCCGCTCTTCACCCGCCTCTACCGGCAGGCACACCGCTGA
- a CDS encoding RICIN domain-containing protein: MFKRTSSKARRLGSAAAGIGVMALGVVVSPPATGSAYAAPSCGVDGVLCGNIIGGYTGGGMPDVAATGGAGSAVKLTNNFGAQNHWMFVPSTSGNGAFTIRVASSGLCLETASNSDSTVVQTCNGQSSQDWYAQPLQTTNSGYEQFRLRHAGDNKCLNAWGGSVSTGTTVGLWNCQGSSAWNDRFAIGKYGSGQEHAPELVQQLKSWATMYALNQFNNKSSVIPTATFQVGTPAPAKSGPAQVVGPPAFAGSSGSVYQYGWSHSTGYTFSNGGSVTVTGTVGTGPLSTSPVAASISVAIQGYWGSQWNTTTTQSGQVQFDIPPGQVGWVARAQLLKAMTGTWSITNDKGDSWQGTGTATVPAADGTDSPSNSSVLYQCTTNPSAATWAEACYKTVPNGYPYPATRPPV, translated from the coding sequence ATGTTCAAGAGAACCTCCTCGAAGGCCCGACGCCTGGGGTCGGCCGCCGCGGGAATCGGCGTCATGGCCCTTGGTGTGGTGGTCTCGCCGCCGGCCACCGGTTCGGCGTATGCGGCGCCGTCCTGCGGCGTTGACGGTGTGCTCTGCGGAAACATCATCGGCGGCTATACCGGCGGCGGCATGCCCGATGTCGCCGCGACCGGCGGAGCAGGCAGTGCCGTGAAACTGACCAATAACTTTGGTGCCCAGAACCACTGGATGTTCGTTCCCAGTACCAGTGGGAACGGAGCCTTCACGATTCGGGTCGCGTCGAGTGGGCTGTGCCTCGAAACCGCCAGTAATTCTGATAGCACTGTCGTACAGACCTGCAATGGTCAGAGTTCCCAGGATTGGTACGCCCAGCCGCTGCAGACAACGAATTCCGGATACGAACAGTTCCGCCTTCGGCATGCCGGCGACAACAAGTGCCTGAACGCTTGGGGCGGCAGTGTCTCCACGGGTACCACCGTGGGTCTCTGGAACTGCCAGGGTTCGAGTGCCTGGAACGACCGCTTCGCGATCGGCAAATACGGTTCCGGCCAGGAGCACGCGCCGGAACTCGTCCAGCAGCTGAAATCCTGGGCCACGATGTACGCGCTGAACCAGTTCAACAACAAGTCCTCGGTCATCCCGACGGCCACATTCCAGGTAGGGACTCCGGCTCCGGCGAAGTCCGGCCCGGCCCAGGTGGTGGGCCCCCCGGCTTTCGCGGGCTCCAGCGGCTCGGTGTACCAGTACGGCTGGTCGCACAGCACGGGGTACACCTTCAGCAACGGCGGATCGGTCACGGTCACCGGAACGGTCGGGACCGGGCCCCTGAGTACGTCGCCCGTGGCGGCATCGATCTCTGTGGCCATTCAGGGGTACTGGGGAAGCCAGTGGAACACCACTACGACACAGTCCGGTCAAGTTCAGTTCGACATCCCGCCCGGTCAGGTGGGCTGGGTGGCCCGAGCTCAGCTGCTCAAGGCGATGACCGGTACCTGGAGCATCACCAACGACAAGGGGGACAGCTGGCAGGGGACGGGAACAGCTACCGTTCCGGCAGCTGACGGCACCGACTCTCCGAGCAACTCCAGCGTGCTCTACCAGTGCACGACCAACCCGTCGGCGGCCACGTGGGCCGAAGCCTGCTACAAGACAGTTCCCAACGGCTATCCGTACCCGGCGACGCGCCCGCCGGTGTAG
- a CDS encoding M28 family peptidase: MTAGLAGVVTQTAAAAATQTGTAAAADPAARAVEAADKAVGSGLDSLVNAPQEQYERRQVTPWLKGLYSVAYERSYRGLPVVGGDAVVLADGDGDVRAVRSASAQQVDVATDPRISAGRAETAARARLARVDKVVDSRLVVKITDGRQALAWETVVAGRTRSAPSKLHVYVDARTGKVLDTHDEVVAGTGNSKWNGPAPLTIDTTASGGSYSLRDPNRTGLSCADYSTGQVFSKSSDSWGTGNPTSKETGCVDLMFAAQKQWDMLKDWLGRNGVSGNGRSFPGKVGLNELNAYWDGSQVTIGRNSTNQWIAGVDVVAHEYGHAIDTNTPGGTSGQESGLGEATGDIFGALTESYAGQPAPYDVPDYTVGEMVDLQGRGPIRNMYNPPAVNNDPACYSSSIPGTETHAAAGPLNHWFYLLAEGTSPGGGKPNSSTCNGSTLTGVGITTAGKIFYGGMLLKTSSMSYKKYRTATLSSAKALDATCGLHTKTKAAWDAISVPAQTADPVCTPSGQNNDFSMALNPASGSVQQGASVSASVTTSTTTGQAQQVTLSATGLPSGVTASFSPATVQSGQSSTLTLTASANAAPGSTTVVVKGQGASLSHTVDYTLNVGGTQPGTDPPNIDVAAVRAHLGELGSIAAANGGNRRAGSTGYTQSLAYAKAKLQAAGYTVTEQNCTSCTYPSNNLIADWPGGPADQTVMFGSHLDGVSAGPGINDNGSGSATLLENALVLAQKNPTMTKHVRFAWWTDEEQGLNGSKFYVNRLTGSERTAIKAYYNFDMVGSTNGGYFINNVNSAAAAPMKAYWTSLGLAPEENTEGQGRSDDYSFQQAGIATSGYAAGANARKTSAQAAKWGGSANVAYDSCYHSACDTTNNINATVLDRSADGVAYTIWKQAVGGDTPAQDFSVAVSPAAGKAEPGGTATATVNTTTVSGAAQTVSLSVSGAPAGVSAAVSPSSVRTGDAATLSVQVGATVTPGTYSLNVAAAGNVSHSTTYTLTVGSGGGCTPAQVVVNGGFENGGSPWTTTSGVITDQPGQTPHGGSFSAWLNGWGSPHTDSVAQSVTIPAGCTSARLSYYVHIDTAETEATAYDTFTVTAGGKTLAALSNTDSATGYAHKTHDLGEFAGQTVVLKFTGVEDEYLQTSFVVDDVTLEVN; encoded by the coding sequence CTGACGGCCGGCCTCGCCGGCGTCGTGACGCAGACGGCCGCCGCGGCCGCCACCCAGACCGGAACCGCCGCTGCCGCCGATCCGGCAGCACGAGCTGTCGAGGCCGCCGACAAGGCCGTCGGCAGCGGCCTCGACTCGCTGGTCAACGCGCCGCAGGAGCAGTACGAACGGCGCCAGGTCACCCCCTGGCTGAAGGGCCTCTACTCGGTCGCCTACGAGCGCAGCTACCGCGGCCTGCCGGTCGTGGGCGGTGACGCGGTGGTGCTGGCCGACGGCGACGGCGATGTCCGCGCGGTGCGGTCCGCCAGCGCCCAGCAGGTGGACGTGGCCACCGATCCGAGGATCAGCGCCGGACGCGCCGAGACGGCCGCCCGCGCCAGACTGGCCCGGGTCGACAAGGTCGTGGACAGCCGGCTGGTGGTGAAGATCACCGACGGGCGGCAGGCACTGGCCTGGGAGACCGTCGTGGCCGGCCGTACCAGGAGCGCGCCCAGCAAGCTGCACGTCTATGTGGACGCGCGCACCGGCAAGGTCCTCGACACCCATGACGAGGTGGTGGCCGGCACCGGGAACAGCAAGTGGAACGGTCCCGCTCCGCTCACCATCGACACCACCGCGTCGGGCGGCTCCTACTCGCTGCGTGATCCGAACCGTACCGGGCTGAGCTGTGCCGATTACAGCACCGGCCAGGTCTTCTCGAAGTCCTCCGACTCCTGGGGCACCGGCAATCCCACCTCCAAGGAAACCGGCTGCGTGGACCTGATGTTCGCCGCGCAGAAGCAGTGGGACATGCTCAAGGACTGGCTGGGGCGCAACGGCGTCAGCGGCAACGGCCGCTCCTTCCCCGGCAAGGTCGGCCTGAACGAGCTGAACGCCTACTGGGACGGCAGTCAGGTCACCATCGGCCGCAACAGTACGAACCAGTGGATAGCCGGCGTTGACGTGGTGGCCCACGAGTACGGGCACGCCATCGACACCAACACCCCCGGCGGAACGAGCGGCCAGGAGTCCGGTCTCGGCGAGGCCACCGGCGACATCTTCGGCGCGCTCACCGAGTCCTACGCCGGCCAGCCCGCGCCGTACGACGTCCCGGACTACACCGTCGGCGAGATGGTCGACCTCCAGGGCCGCGGACCGATACGCAACATGTACAACCCGCCGGCCGTCAACAACGACCCCGCTTGCTACAGCTCCTCCATCCCCGGCACCGAGACGCACGCGGCGGCGGGACCGCTCAACCACTGGTTCTATCTGCTCGCCGAGGGCACCAGCCCCGGGGGCGGCAAGCCCAACAGCAGCACCTGCAACGGCAGCACGCTGACCGGTGTGGGCATCACCACGGCCGGCAAGATCTTCTACGGGGGCATGCTGCTCAAGACCAGCAGCATGTCGTACAAGAAGTACCGTACGGCGACGCTGAGTTCGGCCAAGGCGCTCGACGCCACCTGTGGCCTGCACACGAAGACCAAGGCCGCCTGGGACGCGATCAGCGTGCCCGCCCAGACCGCTGACCCGGTCTGTACGCCCTCGGGCCAGAACAACGACTTCTCGATGGCTCTCAACCCGGCCTCCGGCAGCGTCCAGCAGGGTGCCTCGGTCAGCGCCTCGGTGACCACCAGCACCACCACCGGGCAGGCCCAGCAGGTCACGCTGAGCGCCACCGGGCTGCCGTCCGGGGTCACCGCCTCGTTCTCCCCCGCCACCGTGCAGTCCGGCCAGTCCTCGACACTGACGCTGACCGCCTCGGCCAACGCCGCGCCCGGTTCCACGACCGTTGTCGTGAAGGGCCAGGGCGCGAGCCTGTCGCACACCGTCGACTACACGCTCAACGTCGGCGGCACCCAGCCGGGCACCGACCCGCCGAACATCGACGTGGCCGCCGTCCGTGCGCACCTCGGTGAGCTGGGCTCCATCGCCGCGGCCAACGGCGGCAACCGCCGGGCGGGAAGCACCGGTTACACCCAGTCGCTGGCCTATGCGAAGGCCAAGCTCCAGGCGGCCGGCTACACGGTCACCGAGCAGAACTGCACCAGCTGCACCTACCCGTCGAACAACCTGATCGCCGACTGGCCGGGTGGCCCCGCGGACCAGACGGTCATGTTCGGTTCCCACCTGGACGGCGTCTCGGCCGGACCCGGCATCAACGACAACGGCTCCGGCTCGGCGACCCTGCTGGAGAACGCGCTCGTGCTGGCGCAGAAGAACCCCACCATGACGAAGCACGTTCGCTTCGCCTGGTGGACCGACGAGGAGCAGGGACTCAACGGCTCGAAGTTCTACGTCAACCGGCTCACCGGCTCCGAGCGCACGGCCATCAAGGCGTACTACAACTTCGACATGGTCGGCTCGACCAACGGCGGCTACTTCATCAACAACGTCAACTCGGCCGCCGCCGCCCCGATGAAGGCGTACTGGACCTCGCTCGGCCTGGCGCCCGAGGAGAACACCGAGGGTCAGGGCCGCAGCGACGACTACTCCTTCCAGCAGGCAGGCATCGCGACCTCCGGGTACGCGGCCGGGGCGAACGCCCGCAAGACCTCGGCGCAGGCGGCCAAGTGGGGTGGCTCGGCGAACGTCGCGTACGACTCCTGCTACCACAGCGCCTGCGACACGACGAACAACATCAACGCCACGGTGCTGGACCGCAGCGCCGACGGCGTGGCCTACACGATCTGGAAGCAGGCCGTCGGCGGCGACACCCCGGCGCAGGACTTCTCGGTCGCCGTCAGCCCGGCCGCCGGGAAAGCCGAGCCGGGCGGCACCGCCACCGCGACGGTGAACACCACGACGGTCAGCGGCGCCGCCCAGACCGTGAGCCTTTCGGTCAGCGGCGCGCCCGCCGGGGTGAGCGCCGCGGTGAGCCCGTCCTCGGTGCGCACCGGCGACGCGGCCACCCTTTCCGTCCAGGTCGGCGCCACGGTGACGCCGGGCACGTACAGCCTGAACGTCGCCGCCGCCGGAAACGTCAGCCACAGCACCACGTACACCCTGACCGTCGGCAGCGGCGGCGGCTGCACCCCGGCGCAGGTGGTCGTCAACGGCGGCTTCGAGAACGGCGGTTCGCCCTGGACCACCACGTCCGGTGTGATCACCGATCAGCCGGGCCAGACGCCGCACGGCGGCTCGTTCTCGGCCTGGCTGAACGGCTGGGGCTCCCCGCACACCGACAGCGTCGCCCAGAGCGTGACCATTCCGGCCGGCTGCACCTCGGCCCGGCTCTCGTACTACGTGCACATTGACACCGCCGAGACGGAGGCCACCGCCTACGACACCTTCACGGTGACGGCGGGCGGGAAGACGCTGGCCGCCCTGTCGAACACGGACAGCGCCACCGGGTACGCGCACAAGACCCACGACCTCGGGGAGTTCGCGGGCCAGACGGTCGTCCTGAAGTTCACCGGTGTGGAGGACGAGTACCTCCAGACCTCCTTCGTCGTGGACGACGTCACCCTGGAGGTGAACTGA
- a CDS encoding cold-shock protein has product MPTGTVKWYNAEKGYGAINPDDGSAEVYVHHTAVLGSGFRNLDEGQAVEYDVTDGPKGPQAENVTSA; this is encoded by the coding sequence ATGCCGACAGGAACAGTGAAGTGGTACAACGCGGAGAAGGGCTACGGGGCCATCAACCCGGACGACGGCAGCGCGGAGGTGTACGTGCACCACACCGCGGTCCTCGGTTCCGGGTTCCGCAATCTGGACGAGGGCCAGGCCGTCGAGTACGACGTGACCGACGGGCCCAAGGGCCCCCAGGCGGAGAACGTCACGAGCGCCTGA
- a CDS encoding EF-hand domain-containing protein, producing MTDNKISLADRQKAALDAFKVTGEEGTGSISESELRQLLLNLGDALSPAEVEELMKEVTVNADGTVSYESFVDMLVTGYPLASA from the coding sequence ATGACTGACAACAAGATCTCGCTCGCTGACCGGCAGAAGGCTGCGCTGGATGCCTTCAAGGTCACAGGCGAGGAAGGTACCGGATCGATCTCAGAGTCGGAACTGAGGCAGCTTCTCCTCAACCTGGGTGACGCGTTGAGCCCCGCGGAAGTCGAGGAACTCATGAAGGAGGTAACGGTGAACGCGGACGGCACCGTCTCCTACGAGTCGTTCGTTGACATGCTGGTTACGGGCTACCCGCTTGCGAGTGCCTGA
- a CDS encoding NACHT domain-containing protein — translation MPIAVTSLVVAVVALRKPVEDSSVEVARSRAGRLARQVRESESPVRSQLLGADTRRINLTYVLQSAAARGAAAPPAGRTFADGPATLPDVLEYYRSTQPRRLVVTGAAGAGKTVLALELMLALIDQRAEGDPVPVRIPLAQWNTDQPLTALLVRRLTDAYKWPADMAAELVAHGMVLPVLDGLDEMDPLLADGTPDPEAPRARKVLEALNAYQDGREAGPLILTCRTGHYDALAPVSRLIDAARVAIAPIDTRRTVAYLRDRALDIPRWQPLIDHLDTQPAGPLATILSTPWRLCLTATVYHRDDNPSELLHHTDGHDLDQHLLARYIPATIANTPNPHRYRPEDVHRWLHHLTGTTTNTPTTDIALHQLWPLAGTARVRITDLILTALALALVSLLFTIAVFLNNPLGDSTEKIITISVFAAVSVVAGVIDWRPTPRPNRLRLNRGALQGGVMARFWAGFKAWFAVGFAIGIALRLPNPSPGAITFGLGIALGIVTGLTGGFMGGLAGGFEAGFKTWFRGWFAVGLVVGLGLRLGLGDLGLLLGVGFRFRLGLELVDGFGYEIVLWLGIGFSLGLVGGLAGGLMRGLKGEPTTVAKPRAIIRDDMVYGLLICPMTGFLTGLLAGLLAGFPGGITDEPLAGVTFGLTAGWMVGLVVGCASGFARAARRYGVFLLCSRDKLPFRLAVFLDWAVTAGLLRYSGPCYQFRHRELQQWLTDHPHP, via the coding sequence GTGCCGATCGCTGTGACCAGTCTGGTGGTCGCGGTCGTGGCGTTGCGTAAGCCGGTCGAGGACAGCAGTGTTGAGGTCGCGCGTAGTCGTGCCGGACGGCTCGCCCGGCAGGTCAGGGAGAGCGAGAGCCCGGTGCGGTCGCAGTTGCTCGGTGCCGACACCCGTCGCATCAATCTCACCTATGTTCTGCAGTCCGCGGCCGCGCGGGGCGCGGCGGCTCCGCCCGCCGGGCGTACGTTCGCTGACGGTCCCGCTACCCTGCCCGATGTCCTGGAGTACTACCGCTCCACCCAGCCCCGGCGTCTGGTCGTCACCGGGGCTGCCGGGGCGGGGAAGACTGTCCTGGCCCTGGAACTCATGCTCGCCCTCATCGACCAACGTGCCGAGGGCGATCCCGTCCCGGTCCGGATCCCACTGGCCCAGTGGAACACCGACCAGCCCCTGACCGCCCTGCTGGTGCGACGTCTGACCGACGCCTACAAATGGCCTGCCGACATGGCTGCCGAACTGGTGGCTCACGGGATGGTGCTGCCCGTCCTGGACGGGCTGGACGAGATGGACCCCCTGCTCGCGGATGGCACCCCCGACCCCGAGGCGCCCCGTGCTCGCAAGGTTCTGGAGGCTCTCAACGCCTACCAGGACGGCCGGGAGGCAGGCCCCCTCATCCTGACCTGCCGTACTGGGCACTACGACGCGCTCGCCCCTGTGTCCCGGCTGATCGACGCCGCCCGCGTCGCCATCGCCCCCATCGACACCCGCCGCACCGTGGCCTACCTCCGTGACCGGGCCCTGGACATACCCCGCTGGCAGCCGCTGATCGACCACCTTGACACCCAGCCCGCCGGCCCACTCGCCACCATCCTGTCAACGCCCTGGCGACTGTGTCTGACCGCCACCGTCTACCACCGCGACGACAACCCCTCAGAACTCCTCCACCACACCGACGGGCACGACCTCGACCAGCACCTCCTGGCCCGCTACATCCCCGCCACCATCGCCAACACCCCCAACCCCCACCGCTACCGGCCCGAAGACGTCCACCGCTGGCTTCACCACCTCACCGGCACCACCACAAACACCCCAACCACCGACATCGCCCTCCATCAACTCTGGCCCCTCGCAGGCACCGCCCGCGTCCGCATCACCGACCTCATCCTCACCGCCCTCGCTCTCGCCCTCGTTTCGTTGCTCTTCACCATCGCTGTGTTCCTCAATAACCCCCTCGGGGACAGCACCGAAAAGATCATCACGATCTCCGTGTTCGCGGCAGTCTCCGTAGTCGCCGGTGTCATCGACTGGCGCCCGACGCCCAGACCCAACCGTCTCCGTCTAAACCGAGGAGCGCTCCAGGGCGGGGTCATGGCCAGGTTCTGGGCCGGATTCAAGGCCTGGTTCGCCGTCGGCTTCGCGATCGGCATTGCGCTCAGACTCCCGAACCCGAGCCCGGGAGCGATCACGTTCGGGCTCGGGATCGCACTAGGCATCGTGACCGGCCTCACCGGCGGATTCATGGGTGGGCTGGCAGGTGGGTTCGAGGCCGGGTTCAAGACCTGGTTCAGGGGCTGGTTCGCGGTTGGGCTCGTGGTCGGCCTCGGGCTCCGGCTCGGGCTCGGCGACCTCGGGCTCCTGCTCGGGGTCGGGTTCAGGTTCCGGCTCGGGCTTGAGCTCGTTGATGGGTTCGGGTATGAGATCGTGCTCTGGCTCGGGATCGGGTTCAGCCTCGGGCTTGTCGGCGGGCTCGCGGGTGGACTGATGCGCGGGCTCAAAGGGGAGCCGACCACCGTGGCCAAACCTCGGGCGATTATCCGCGACGACATGGTCTACGGGCTCTTGATCTGCCCCATGACCGGATTCCTTACCGGACTCCTAGCCGGACTCCTGGCCGGATTCCCAGGCGGAATCACGGACGAGCCCCTGGCCGGAGTCACGTTCGGACTCACGGCCGGGTGGATGGTTGGGCTTGTGGTCGGGTGCGCTAGCGGGTTCGCTCGCGCGGCGCGGAGATACGGCGTGTTCTTGCTGTGCTCACGCGACAAGCTCCCCTTCCGCCTCGCTGTTTTCCTCGACTGGGCCGTCACCGCTGGCCTCCTGCGCTACAGCGGGCCCTGCTACCAGTTCCGCCATCGCGAACTCCAGCAATGGCTCACCGACCACCCCCACCCCTGA